From the Theileria parva strain Muguga chromosome 3 map unlocalized ctg_531, whole genome shotgun sequence genome, one window contains:
- the AIFM3 gene encoding Pyridine nucleotide-disulfide oxidoreductase family protein — MKFFERTIFRNLKNLCPYKPSRNTTYPSINSTNNRGWKFDSTFYIGVPAFLSISYLSYTSLKSKSYCNGFNKVELGNLSDFKDGESKQVKVYNGKDTVLVSKIKGNFYVTGSSCPHFSASFIDGAVTDELLICPWHNAKFKLSDGSCVNGPCMDGIATYEPVVQGDKLYALLPPTPLPLEVEMLRDKTNGRDNRVFVICGGGASAHAAAETLRLKGFTGRILMYADEKYLPYYRPYLSKAFSKEYDKVPDQQALRSKEFYKNNQIEFYSGKSVRLVNDKDHTVTLSDGTTVKYDKVLVATGNFSARLPVSQNKDYDNLFTVRTIDDLKSLSKFVKPNANIVIVGANFIGCELSSVLKSTGANVTVLTNTETPLETIVGKRVGGVVAKLMEKNGVKFLPKCTVKKYNLNGNKINEVVLDNNTTLKADAVIEGVGTRVDTSLLPCAQLAKNGTVLVDEAFRCKGCKDVFASGDLVSYPYHRTGKPISVKHWNVALQHGRVAASNMVGKPAKMDMIPFFWSNFFKTGFRFAGVIDGTEELVFEGDVDSNKFTVYYVKDKNVVAVLAMGMDKFSSYMTEAFDKKCMPSYAALKMGAANSQSIIECVNKFKA, encoded by the exons ATGAAGTTTTTCGAGAGGACTATATTCAGAAATTTAAAGAACTTGTGCCCATATAAACCTTCAAGGAATACCACCTATCCTTCCATAAACTCTACAAATAATAGAGGCTGGAAGTTTGATAGTACTTTTTATATAGGAGTTCCAGCCTTCTTATCAATCTCATACTTGTCTTATACTTCTCTAAAAT CCAAGAGTTACTGTAACGGATTCAATAAGGTTGAACTGGGAAATTTATCCGACTTCAAGGATGGAGAATCTAAACAAGTTAAAGTTTATAATG GGAAGGACACAGTTTTAGTATCGAAGATTAAAGGCAATTTCTATGTTACAGGAAGCTCTTGTCCACATTTTTCTGCATCATTTATAGATG GAGCTGTAACAGACGAGCTTCTAATTTGTCCCTGGCATAATGCGAAATTCAAATTAAGTGACGGATCATGTGTAAACG GACCTTGTATGGATGGAATAGCAACATATGAACCAGTTGTACAGGGCGATAAACTATACGCCTTACTACCACCAACACCGTTACCG CTGGAAGTGGAAATGCTGAGAGATAAAACCAATGGAAGAGATAATAGAGTTTTCGTAATTTGTGGAGGAGGCGCATCAGCACATGCAGCAGCTGAAACACTAAGACTTAAGGGATTTACAG GCCGCATACTAATGTATGCTGATGAGAAATATTTGCCATACTATCGACCATACTTATCCAAAGCGTTTAGTAAAGAATATGATAAAGTTCCAGACCAACAGGCACTAAGATCAAAAGagttttataaaaataatcaaattgAGTTTTACTCTGGAAAATCAGTTCGTCTAGTCAACGACAAGGATCACACAGTCACATTGTCTGATGGAACTACAGTGAAATATGATAAA GTCTTGGTTGCTACTGGCAATTTTTCTGCTAGATTACCTGTATCCCAGAACAAAGATTATGATAACCTTTTCACCGTCAGAACCATAGATGACCTAAAATCCCTATCAAAGTTTGTTAAACCAAATGCAAACATC GTTATTGTTGGAGCCAACTTCATAGGCTGTGAACTGTCGTCTGTCCTTAAATCCACAGGAGCCAACGTTACAGTTTTAACAAAT ACTGAGACACCTTTGGAAACAATAGTTGGTAAAAGGGTTGGAGGAGTTGTGGCCAAATTAATGGAAAAAAACGGTGTAAAATTCCTACCCAAATGCAcggttaaaaaatacaa TTTGAATGGAAACAAGATTAATGAAGTGGTTTTGGATAATAATACGACCCTGAAGGCGGATGCTGTTATTGAAGGCGTGGGCACCAGAGTTGATACGTCTCTCTTACCGTGTGCGCAATTGGCTAAAAATGGAACTGTTTTAGTGGATGAAGCTTTCAG ATGTAAGGGTTGTAAGGATGTGTTTGCCTCTGGGGACTTAGTGAGTTACCCGTACCACAGAACTG ggAAACCGATTTCAGTAAAACACTGGAATGTTGCACTTCAGCATGGACGTGTTGCAGCCAGTAACATGGTTGGTAAACCTGCAAAGATGGACATGATCCCCTTCTTCTGGtcaaattttttcaaaaccGGGTTTAG ATTTGCCGGTGTTATTGATGGAACTGAGGAGTTAGTATTTGAGGGTGATGTCGACTCTAACAAATTCACAGTTTACTACGttaaggataaaaat GTAGTTGCTGTTTTAGCGATGGGTATGGATAAATTTTCTTCTTACATGACAGAGGcctttgataaaaaatgcATGCCTTCATATGCTGCACTGAAGATGGGAGCTGCAAACTCTCAATCAATAattgaatgtgtaaataagtttaaagCCTAA
- the ispH gene encoding 4-hydroxy-3-methylbut-2-enyl diphosphate reductase LytB, whose amino-acid sequence MFTCIVFINVLVYLCKGYRVPGRLEVCRVSRLRAEIEPQTPKKVYLVKPRGFCEGVSRAIRTVEEALRVFGPPIYVKHEIVHNEAVCNRLRARGVVFIEDLNLVPENSVLIYSAHGVSPEVKELAKTRNLVEIDASCPLVNKVHVYVKNKAKEGYKIVLIGHKNHQEIIGTSGEAPEAVTVVENVADVEKLDYPEGTKLYYVTQTTLSLDDCKEIKEALVKKYPQIETIPSGSICYATTNRQTAIHKVTEFVDLVLIVGSTMSSNAKRLVEAALNRNIRSYLVFDSNDVTEELVGSARNIALSSSASTPEDLTFAVLEKLKSPPFNFLPEEFDGAIERVPNWRLPRNLEEMIKQHDQQNEQKNDKNLDQEM is encoded by the exons atgtttacATGTATAGTATTCATCAATGTTCTGgtatatttatgtaaagGTTATAGAGTCCCTGGAAGGCTAGAGGTGTGTCGAGTTAGTCGACTTAGAGCAG AAATTGAGCCTCAAACACCTAAGAAGGTGTACTTAGTAAAGCCTAGAGGTTTCTGTGAAGGAGTTAGTAGGGCAATAAGAACAGTAGAGGAAGCATTAAGGGTGTTTGGCCCACCAATATACGTAAAACATGAAATTGTACATAATGAAGCCGTTTGTAACCGTCTGAGG GCCAGGGGTGTAGTATTCATAGAAGATTTAAACCTTGTTCCAGAGAATAGTGTTTTAATATACTCTGCACATGGAGTCTCGCCTGAAGTAAAAGAGCTTGCTAAGACAAGGAATTTAGTAGAAATAGATGCCTCCTGCCCATTAGTGAATAAAGTCCATGTTTacgttaaaaataaagccAAAGAGgggtataaaattgttttaataGGGCACAAAAACCACC aGGAAATAATTGGAACGAGTGGTGAGGCTCCGGAAGCTGTGACAGTCGTCGAGAACGTGGCTGATGTTGAAAAGTTGGACTATCCTGAAGGGACTAAGCTTTATTACGTTACACAGACAACTTTAAGTCTGGATGACTGTAAAGAGATTAAGGAAGCTCTGGTTAAAAAGTATCCACAAATAGAAACAATACCAAGTGGATCAATTTGCTATGCAACCACTAATAGGCAAACAGCTATCCATAAAGTTACAGAATTTGTGGATTTAGTCCTAATAGTTGGAAGCACGATGTCATCCAACGCTAAAAGACTAGTGGAAGCAGCTTTGAATAGAAATATAAGATCATATCTTGTATTTGACTCTAATGATGTTACTGAAGAACTAGTTGGATCTGCTAGAAATATCGCATTATCCTCCTCAGCTTCAACGCCTGAAGATTTGACCTTTGCAGTACTTGAGAAGTTGAAGTCGCCGCCATTCAATTTTCTACCTGAGGAGTTTGATGGAGCTATAGAAAGGGTTCCTAACTGGAGATTACCAAG GAACCTGGAAGAAATGATTAAACAACATGATCAACAAAATGAAcaaaaaaatgataaaaatctTGATCAAGAGATGTAA